Proteins encoded in a region of the Dreissena polymorpha isolate Duluth1 chromosome 6, UMN_Dpol_1.0, whole genome shotgun sequence genome:
- the LOC127834418 gene encoding COMM domain-containing protein 2-like produces the protein MLLMFDDKHKNHLSFLLDIDIAVLQEFCKISLEFIKKGANPKVYQGAAQKLSVPAETVQNGVEGLMYLLTESSKLMISEIDFQDSILTLGFREDMQRELLALYLTHRREVRAILSEMAMDVPHYHNLEWRLDVQLASRALQRQITPIVTMKLQTKDGEDMMSHVLQTDPVNLVHLTKVLDEALQEIKSPYCRRIFRNIK, from the exons atGTTGTTAATGTTTGATGACAAGCATAAAAACCACCTGTCGTTTCTACTTGACATTGACATAGCag TTCTGCAAGAATTTTGCAAGATAAGTTTGGAATTCATCAAAAAAGGGGCCAATCCAAAGGTGTACCAGGGAGCAGCAC AGAAGTTGAGTGTGCCTGCAGAGACGGTACAGAATGGTGTGGAAGGACTCATGTACCTGCTGACAGAGAGCTCCAAGCTCATG ATCAGCGAGATTGACTTCCAGGACTCAATCCTGACACTAGGATTCCGGGAGGACATGCAGCGGGAACTGCTGGCGCTGTACCTGACTCACCGGCGCGAGGTCCGTGCGATACTGTCAGAGATGGCCATGGATGTGCCTCACTACCACAACCTGGAGTGGAGGCTGGATGTTCAG TTGGCCAGTAGAGCGTTACAGCGTCAGATCACCCCGATTGTCACGATGAAGCTACAGACCAAGGACGGGGAGGATATGATGTCACACGTTCTTCAGACCGATCCAGTCAACCTCGTACACTTGACAAAGGTCCTGGATGAAGCATTACAAGAGATCAAGTCGCCGTATTGTAGaagaatatttagaaatattaaGTAG